In Spinacia oleracea cultivar Varoflay chromosome 5, BTI_SOV_V1, whole genome shotgun sequence, a single window of DNA contains:
- the LOC110776705 gene encoding flowering time control protein FCA isoform X2 — MESHGNPPPPFLPNPWDPPPPPLPPNFQWGNPGFSGEGFPQFSPFHPPSDHPFPPASGGFCQSKPHFMRKRKFDRADEGNFVKLYVAGIPRTATQDEIYCLFEEYGNVVEVVLLPDKWTGQKQEYCFVKYSLIEEADRAIAALHNQFTFPEAMIPIIVRYADGSKPRQGLERPVQHDSCLSKSGVHSLGLMQNDSTFPGPVVGQTLHKLYVNGLNREASKQEVEEIFSSYGVVADIYLLRDDSKQNRGCGFVGFTQRHMAMAAINGLNGSYVMKGCDRVLAVRFAEPKKQKNGELRSNPNPVDMRGSNMPNSLHLGNTTTSMQVNSTGIQGGNFPTVRNNLECPVACETQKPLQQPISPSRFSQMSLQPSQPSKGSPQPAKQTDSQLQTPLHSDSDRRSKSSTDQQHDHQSPQPCRDTGSNSVILSSEPASCGLSRTDLSESPIDCDWSEHICPDGCKYYFNCVTFESRWEKPEEFSLYEQLLKSQEPHPSTLEDSSVEEDCQTRVIKDQKEPCGFGNPKLAMSCSVEHSHEQIQAETSALGEPAFVQ, encoded by the exons ATGGAGTCACATGGCAATCCTCCTCCACCTTTCCTCCCCAATCCCTGGGACCCACCACCTCCGCCACTGCCTCCCAACTTCCAGTGGGGAAACCCTGGCTTTTCCGGCGAAGGCTTCCCTCAATTTTCACCCTTTCACCCTCCCTCCGATCACCCCTTCCCGCCGGCCTCCGGAGGTTTCTGTCAGTCGAAGCCTCATTTCATGAGGAAGCGGAAGTTCG ATAGAGCTGATGAGGGCAATTTTGTTAAGCTCTATGTGGCCGGGATTCCCAGAACTGCGACCCAAGATGAG ATATATTGCTTGTTTGAAGAGTATGGAAATGTTGTGGAGGTTGTTCTTCTCCCTGATAAATGGACTGGTCAAAAGCAAG AGTATTGTTTTGTGAAGTATTCGTTGATTGAAGAGGCTGACAGAGCAATAGCAGCTTTACACAATCAGTTCACTTTTCCAGAA GCAATGATTCCCATTATAGTAAGATATGCTGATGGATCCAAGCCACGTCAAG GTCTGGAGCGTCCAGTGCAACATGACTCATGCCTTTCTAAATCAG GGGTACATTCTCTAGGCTTGATGCAAAATGATTCGACCTTTCCTGGACCAG TCGTTGGACAGACTCTGCACAAGCTGTATGTAAATGGGCTGAATAGAGAAGCATCAAAACAGGAAGTCGAGGAA ATATTTTCATCATATGGTGTTGTTGCTGATATTTACCTGTTGCGTGATGATTCGAAGCAAAACCGTG GATGTGGTTTTGTGGGCTTTACTCAAAGACATATGGCAATGGCAGCAATCAACGGGTTAAATGGAAGCTATGTGATGAAA GGGTGTGACAGGGTATTAGCTGTTCGTTTTGCTGAACCTAAGAAGCAAAAGAACGGAGAACTCAG GTCAAATCCAAATCCTGTGGATATGCGGGGTAGCAATATGCCTAATTCTCTACATCTG GGAAACACAACAACTTCCATGCAAGTAAACTCTACAGGTATTCAAGGTGGAAATTTTCCTACAGTAAGAAACAATTTGGAGTGTCCTGTGGCTTGTGAAACACAGAAACCACTTCAACAGCCAATTTCTCCTTCGCGGTTTTCTCAGATGTCGTTGCAACCCTCACAACCTTCGAAGGGGAGCCCTCAGCCCGCCAAACAAACTGATTCTCAGTTACAGACACCATTGCATTCAGATTCAGACCGAAGATCAAAAAGCAGCACGGACCAGCAACATGATCATCAG TCACCCCAACCTTGCAGAGATACTGGATCGAACTCAGTTATATTGAGCTCCGAACCTGCTTCATGTGGTTTATCTAGAACTGATTTGTCCGAAAGTCCTATAGACTGTGATTGGAGTGAACACATATGCCCAGATGGATGCAAGTACTACTTCAATTGTGTGACTTTTGAAAGCAGG TGGGAAAAGCCAGAGGAGTTTTCCCTTTATGAACAACTGTTGAAAAGTCAAGAGCCCCATCCTTCAACTTTGGAGGATTCATCTGTTGAAGAGGACTGTCAAACTCGAGTGATAAAAGACCAGAAGGAACCTTGCGGTTTTGGAAACCCTAAATTGGCAATGTCGTGCTCTGTG GAACACAGTCATGAGCAAATACAAGCAGAAACCAGTGCACTCGGCGAGCCAGCTTTTGTTCAATAG
- the LOC110776705 gene encoding flowering time control protein FCA isoform X1 — protein MESHGNPPPPFLPNPWDPPPPPLPPNFQWGNPGFSGEGFPQFSPFHPPSDHPFPPASGGFCQSKPHFMRKRKFDRADEGNFVKLYVAGIPRTATQDEIYCLFEEYGNVVEVVLLPDKWTGQKQEYCFVKYSLIEEADRAIAALHNQFTFPEAMIPIIVRYADGSKPRQGLERPVQHDSCLSKSGVHSLGLMQNDSTFPGPAVVGQTLHKLYVNGLNREASKQEVEEIFSSYGVVADIYLLRDDSKQNRGCGFVGFTQRHMAMAAINGLNGSYVMKGCDRVLAVRFAEPKKQKNGELRSNPNPVDMRGSNMPNSLHLGNTTTSMQVNSTGIQGGNFPTVRNNLECPVACETQKPLQQPISPSRFSQMSLQPSQPSKGSPQPAKQTDSQLQTPLHSDSDRRSKSSTDQQHDHQSPQPCRDTGSNSVILSSEPASCGLSRTDLSESPIDCDWSEHICPDGCKYYFNCVTFESRWEKPEEFSLYEQLLKSQEPHPSTLEDSSVEEDCQTRVIKDQKEPCGFGNPKLAMSCSVEHSHEQIQAETSALGEPAFVQ, from the exons ATGGAGTCACATGGCAATCCTCCTCCACCTTTCCTCCCCAATCCCTGGGACCCACCACCTCCGCCACTGCCTCCCAACTTCCAGTGGGGAAACCCTGGCTTTTCCGGCGAAGGCTTCCCTCAATTTTCACCCTTTCACCCTCCCTCCGATCACCCCTTCCCGCCGGCCTCCGGAGGTTTCTGTCAGTCGAAGCCTCATTTCATGAGGAAGCGGAAGTTCG ATAGAGCTGATGAGGGCAATTTTGTTAAGCTCTATGTGGCCGGGATTCCCAGAACTGCGACCCAAGATGAG ATATATTGCTTGTTTGAAGAGTATGGAAATGTTGTGGAGGTTGTTCTTCTCCCTGATAAATGGACTGGTCAAAAGCAAG AGTATTGTTTTGTGAAGTATTCGTTGATTGAAGAGGCTGACAGAGCAATAGCAGCTTTACACAATCAGTTCACTTTTCCAGAA GCAATGATTCCCATTATAGTAAGATATGCTGATGGATCCAAGCCACGTCAAG GTCTGGAGCGTCCAGTGCAACATGACTCATGCCTTTCTAAATCAG GGGTACATTCTCTAGGCTTGATGCAAAATGATTCGACCTTTCCTGGACCAG CAGTCGTTGGACAGACTCTGCACAAGCTGTATGTAAATGGGCTGAATAGAGAAGCATCAAAACAGGAAGTCGAGGAA ATATTTTCATCATATGGTGTTGTTGCTGATATTTACCTGTTGCGTGATGATTCGAAGCAAAACCGTG GATGTGGTTTTGTGGGCTTTACTCAAAGACATATGGCAATGGCAGCAATCAACGGGTTAAATGGAAGCTATGTGATGAAA GGGTGTGACAGGGTATTAGCTGTTCGTTTTGCTGAACCTAAGAAGCAAAAGAACGGAGAACTCAG GTCAAATCCAAATCCTGTGGATATGCGGGGTAGCAATATGCCTAATTCTCTACATCTG GGAAACACAACAACTTCCATGCAAGTAAACTCTACAGGTATTCAAGGTGGAAATTTTCCTACAGTAAGAAACAATTTGGAGTGTCCTGTGGCTTGTGAAACACAGAAACCACTTCAACAGCCAATTTCTCCTTCGCGGTTTTCTCAGATGTCGTTGCAACCCTCACAACCTTCGAAGGGGAGCCCTCAGCCCGCCAAACAAACTGATTCTCAGTTACAGACACCATTGCATTCAGATTCAGACCGAAGATCAAAAAGCAGCACGGACCAGCAACATGATCATCAG TCACCCCAACCTTGCAGAGATACTGGATCGAACTCAGTTATATTGAGCTCCGAACCTGCTTCATGTGGTTTATCTAGAACTGATTTGTCCGAAAGTCCTATAGACTGTGATTGGAGTGAACACATATGCCCAGATGGATGCAAGTACTACTTCAATTGTGTGACTTTTGAAAGCAGG TGGGAAAAGCCAGAGGAGTTTTCCCTTTATGAACAACTGTTGAAAAGTCAAGAGCCCCATCCTTCAACTTTGGAGGATTCATCTGTTGAAGAGGACTGTCAAACTCGAGTGATAAAAGACCAGAAGGAACCTTGCGGTTTTGGAAACCCTAAATTGGCAATGTCGTGCTCTGTG GAACACAGTCATGAGCAAATACAAGCAGAAACCAGTGCACTCGGCGAGCCAGCTTTTGTTCAATAG